From the genome of Anopheles moucheti chromosome 3, idAnoMoucSN_F20_07, whole genome shotgun sequence, one region includes:
- the LOC128304088 gene encoding phospholipase B1, membrane-associated-like gives MDVLPLFLSLLLLLNTNDATIAQEEVSFLDEPPFITLYRKIHNFLFDNVGPNADRLNEARSQGKIQSPVPSEQAFPCPTEGMRSSKVPTSVHELRPGDIDVIAALGDSLTAGTGVLATGILELIVENRGLSWSIGGQGTWRQYLTLPNILKVFNPNLNGYVVADSLSIDRESRFDVAEIGGMSQDLPHQARNLIKRMQSDRTVDIKNHWKLITILIGHNDFCSRICYLPKPEKALYQHEQNLLETLRLLRKYLPRTMVNIVATINVSILRTFIPKPASCVTTHSFECSCVFGAQFESFQPRLERIMKQWNRVQQTVAERDEFSTDSDFVVNYQPFPEHLTLPTLQNGDTDAGIASVDCFHFSQRGHAIAANSYWNNLIDLVGNKSELVRREFERFNCPMKGRPFLATSKNSLDRF, from the exons ATGGATGTTTTACCATTGTTCCTGTCGCTATTGCTATTATTGAACACCAATGACGCTACGATCGCTCAGGAGGAAGTGTCCTTTCTCGATGAACCTCCATTTATAACGCTTTATCGGAAGATACACAACTTTCTGTTCGACAATGTCGGTCCAAATGCGGACCGATTAAATGAGGCACGCTCACAAGGG AAAATACAATCTCCCGTACCATCTGAGCAAGCGTTTCCCTGTCCTACGGAAGGTATGCGTAGTTCCAAAGTTCCCACCTCGGTTCACGAACTGCGTCCTGGCGATATCGACGTGATTGCGGCACTCGGTGATTCACTAACCGCCGGTACGGGAGTGCTGGCAACCGGAATTCTTGAGCTGATCGTCGAGAATCGTGGCCTGTCGTGGTCCATCGGAGGACAGGGTACCTGGCGTCAATATCTAACCCTACCGAACATACTGAAGGTGTTCAATCCGAACCTGAATGGGTATGTCGTGGCCGACAGTCTATCCATCGACAGGGAGTCGAG GTTTGATGTAGCCGAAATAGGCGGCATGAGTCAGGATCTGCCACATCAAGCGAGAAATCTAATCAAGCGTATGCAATCGGATCGAACGGTGGATATCAAAAATCATTGGAAGCTGATAACTATTCTCATCGGACATAACGACTTCTGTAGCCGCATCTGCTACCTGCCTAAACCCGAGAAAGCACTCTACCAGCATGAGCAAAATCTGCTGGAAACCTTAAGACTACTTCGCAAGTATCTGCCTAGAACTATGGTTAATATTGTGGCTACAATCA ATGTTAGCATCTTGAGAACGTTCATCCCGAAACCAGCCTCGTGCGTTACCACCCATTCGTTCGAGTGTTCCTGCGTGTTTGGAGCACAGTTTGAATCCTTTCAACCGCGGCTGGAACGTATCATGAAGCAGTGGAACCGGGTACAGCAGACCGTCGCCGAGCGGGACGAATTCTCCACTGATTCCGATTTCGTCGTTAACTACCAACCATTTCCGGAACATCTGACGCTACCGACGCTCCAGAACGGTGATACGGATGCAGGCATCGCTTCGGTCGATTGTTTCCATTTCAGCCAGCGGGGACACGCGATCGCGGCGAACAGCTACTGGAACAACCTGATCGACCTCGTGGGCAACAAGTCGGAGCTGGTGCGAAGGGAGTTTGAACGTTTCAACTGTCCGATGAAGGGAAGACCGTTTCTTGCGACGAGTAAGAACAGTTTAGATCGATTCTGA
- the LOC128303751 gene encoding ADP-dependent glucokinase isoform X1, which produces MFSLLSTATMLGAFTALFAIVFQAYLTSNELVRLTVILQHLRDLEVEYPVNSPRVAIGYGSCSDLHVRAIDFLEYSDNIGHALNASEYTFDDITNEEEFLLNFGYYFQRGAAAERFTANRELFMSLVQRAKKSSTIQHHWALGGNAPVIGTRMAIEGANVLLGAKMSSKLKTHLQPEVRLTGSLIEDDDIHLILEYNTGDTWGDLVSPRANRYILHNDHHNPYLSSLEEFNAALSGFEPHLFVVSGLQMMDNYLYPAGVREQLLERVRSQMQAQSRTQTLIHFEMASFVELELLQLLLRAVLPYSDSIGMNEQELDNLQQVLQTGRISLVADCNPRVAHSLDQARAVFRKLNEDFHRKQSNAGDGATRRPLSRIHLHTLAYQAFIVAKDGRWQHTKHAAAKASLTAHRHVCASAIVNPDAAYLQMDGSFAVSAEPGARRIHFNNREPVSCWEETLELQDRAPSIVVEICVAPVLICKHAKQTVGAGDNISGAGLVLQI; this is translated from the exons ATGTTTTCCCTACTTAGCACTGCCACAATGCTAGGCGCATTTACTGCTCTGTTTGCAATCGTTTTTCAAGCGTACCTTACTTCCAATGAGCTCGTACGGTTGACCGTCATTTTGCAGCATTTGCGAGATTTGGAGGTAGAATATCCGGTCAACAGTCCACGCGTTGCCATCGGGTACGGTTCCTGCAGTGATTTGCACGTGCGGGCGATAGATTTCCTAGAGTACAGTGACAACATTGGCCACGCGCTAAATGCGAGCGAATATACCTTCGACGACATTACGAACGAGGAAGAGTTTCTGCTTAATTTTGGCTATTACTTCCAACGCGGCGCAGCTGCAGA GAGATTTACTGCCAACAGGGAGCTGTTTATGAGTTTGGTACAGCGAGCAAAGAAATCGAGCACCATCCAGCATCACTGGGCGCTAGGCGGCAATGCACCGGTCATAGGAACGCGTATGGCGATCGAGGGTGCAAACGTGCTGCTCGGTGCCAAAATGTCCTCAAA ATTGAAGACACACCTGCAACCAGAAGTTCGCCTCACCGGAAGCCTTATCGAGGACGATGATATTCATCTGATACTTGAGTACAACACCGGTGACACATGGGGCGATTTAGTTTCACCCCGTGCAAACCGCTACATCCTACACAACGATCACCACAATCCGTACCTGAGCTCGCTGGAAGAGTTCAATGCCGCACTCAGCGGGTTTGAGCCGCATCTGTTCGTCGTGAGCGGCTTGCAGATGATGGACAATTACCTTTATCCCGCAGGAGTACGGGAACAGCTACTGGAACGGGTACGCTCTCAGATGCAGGCTCAATCACGCACTCAAACGCTGATCCATTTCGAAATGGCCAGCTTCGTGGAGTTGGAGTTGCTGCAGCTGTTGCTCCGGGCAGTGCTACCGTACAGTGATTCGATCGGTATGAACGAACAGGAGCTGGACAATCTGCAGCAAGTGTTGCAAACGGGCCGCATCAGCCTGGTGGCCGACTGTAATCCACGCGTGGCCCATTCGCTCGACCAAGCACGCGCCGTCTTTCGGAAGCTGAACGAAGATTTCCACCGAAAGCAATCGAACGCTGGGGATGGAGCAACCCGACGCCCACTTTCTCGCATTCATCTGCACACGCTCGCCTATCAGGCGTTTATTGTGGCCAAGGATGGTCGCTGGCAGCACACAAAACATGCTGCTGCTAAAGCCTCGCTTACGGCACACCGGCACGTGTGTGCGAGTGCGATCGTGAATCCGGATGCGGCGTACCTGCAGATGGATGGAAGCTTTGCCGTTTCTGCTGAACCGGGAGCAAGAAGGATACACTTTAACAACCGTGAGCCGGTTTCGTGCTGGGAGGAAACGCTCGAACTGCAGGATCGTGCACCATCGATCGTGGTGGAGATATGCGTAGCGCCGGTTTTAATATGCAAACATGCAAAGCAAACGGTCGGCGCTGGAGACAACATTTCCGGTGCGGGATTAGTGCTGCAGATATGA
- the LOC128303751 gene encoding ADP-dependent glucokinase isoform X2 gives MSLVQRAKKSSTIQHHWALGGNAPVIGTRMAIEGANVLLGAKMSSKLKTHLQPEVRLTGSLIEDDDIHLILEYNTGDTWGDLVSPRANRYILHNDHHNPYLSSLEEFNAALSGFEPHLFVVSGLQMMDNYLYPAGVREQLLERVRSQMQAQSRTQTLIHFEMASFVELELLQLLLRAVLPYSDSIGMNEQELDNLQQVLQTGRISLVADCNPRVAHSLDQARAVFRKLNEDFHRKQSNAGDGATRRPLSRIHLHTLAYQAFIVAKDGRWQHTKHAAAKASLTAHRHVCASAIVNPDAAYLQMDGSFAVSAEPGARRIHFNNREPVSCWEETLELQDRAPSIVVEICVAPVLICKHAKQTVGAGDNISGAGLVLQI, from the exons ATGAGTTTGGTACAGCGAGCAAAGAAATCGAGCACCATCCAGCATCACTGGGCGCTAGGCGGCAATGCACCGGTCATAGGAACGCGTATGGCGATCGAGGGTGCAAACGTGCTGCTCGGTGCCAAAATGTCCTCAAA ATTGAAGACACACCTGCAACCAGAAGTTCGCCTCACCGGAAGCCTTATCGAGGACGATGATATTCATCTGATACTTGAGTACAACACCGGTGACACATGGGGCGATTTAGTTTCACCCCGTGCAAACCGCTACATCCTACACAACGATCACCACAATCCGTACCTGAGCTCGCTGGAAGAGTTCAATGCCGCACTCAGCGGGTTTGAGCCGCATCTGTTCGTCGTGAGCGGCTTGCAGATGATGGACAATTACCTTTATCCCGCAGGAGTACGGGAACAGCTACTGGAACGGGTACGCTCTCAGATGCAGGCTCAATCACGCACTCAAACGCTGATCCATTTCGAAATGGCCAGCTTCGTGGAGTTGGAGTTGCTGCAGCTGTTGCTCCGGGCAGTGCTACCGTACAGTGATTCGATCGGTATGAACGAACAGGAGCTGGACAATCTGCAGCAAGTGTTGCAAACGGGCCGCATCAGCCTGGTGGCCGACTGTAATCCACGCGTGGCCCATTCGCTCGACCAAGCACGCGCCGTCTTTCGGAAGCTGAACGAAGATTTCCACCGAAAGCAATCGAACGCTGGGGATGGAGCAACCCGACGCCCACTTTCTCGCATTCATCTGCACACGCTCGCCTATCAGGCGTTTATTGTGGCCAAGGATGGTCGCTGGCAGCACACAAAACATGCTGCTGCTAAAGCCTCGCTTACGGCACACCGGCACGTGTGTGCGAGTGCGATCGTGAATCCGGATGCGGCGTACCTGCAGATGGATGGAAGCTTTGCCGTTTCTGCTGAACCGGGAGCAAGAAGGATACACTTTAACAACCGTGAGCCGGTTTCGTGCTGGGAGGAAACGCTCGAACTGCAGGATCGTGCACCATCGATCGTGGTGGAGATATGCGTAGCGCCGGTTTTAATATGCAAACATGCAAAGCAAACGGTCGGCGCTGGAGACAACATTTCCGGTGCGGGATTAGTGCTGCAGATATGA
- the LOC128303482 gene encoding uncharacterized protein LOC128303482 — protein sequence MAHQGITPRNRTPLGELPVVPGETVGNASPTTGNSPATPQRAVLAPRLIDSPRGNIPDSILTPTLTPEEMFTRQRGRRRTPVVWSPDNRDRVPYPSPMQTPPRNTSTMTLRSSPKKRSLMQEFAEVPSTSGGSSPCSQRMSTAQTSTDDSPGTSAKKPKVNDTEMTRQNGTIPLETILKGYSQDQLVSMIGSIVSKNEQLEGAIRRELPLPDICPLEEELIRIKKNIYACVPNRKLLSRTDGHGFLRAATHLATFKLTIQSQAQNLYTSRHWDALLDYVLMAWVLVRETPVYDNAKHNAMRRYCFKLLAHHATNALKHGALGLGIERVARFQQKLTAMIADCPEISGCRKCLEYLMKGL from the coding sequence ATGGCTCACCAGGGTATAACACCACGGAATCGAACACCGTTGGGCGAGTTACCGGTCGTACCGGGTGAAACGGTGGGGAATGCATCCCCCACGACGGGCAATAGTCCTGCCACACCGCAACGTGCTGTGCTAGCTCCCCGATTGATCGACAGCCCTAGAGGGAACATACCGGACAGCATCCTGACGCCGACACTCACGCCGGAAGAGATGTTCACTCGACAGCGTGGTCGTCGCCGTACACCGGTCGTTTGGTCACCGGATAATCGCGATCGTGTCCCATATCCATCGCCGATGCAAACACCACCGAGAAACACGTCTACGATGACGCTTCGCAGCTCGCCAAAGAAGCGATCGCTAATGCAGGAATTTGCCGAAGTGCCGTCCACGAGTGGTGGATCCTCGCCGTGTTCGCAAAGAATGTCAACGGCACAAACATCCACTGACGATTCCCCCGGAACCAGTGCGAAGAAGCCAAAGGTGAACGATACGGAGATGACTCGTCAGAATGGTACCATTCCATTGGAGACCATACTGAAAGGCTACAGCCAGGACCAGCTGGTAAGCATGATAGGTTCGATCGTGTCCAAAAACGAACAGCTGGAAGGTGCCATTCGACGTGAGCTGCCGCTGCCGGACATTTGTCCCCTGGAAGAAGAGCTGATCCGCATCAAGAAGAACATTTACGCATGCGTCCCGAACAGGAAGTTGTTGAGTCGCACCGATGGACATGGATTTTTGCGTGCTGCCACCCATCTGGCCACGTTCAAGCTGACCATCCAAAGTCAGGCACAGAATCTGTACACTTCCCGGCACTGGGACGCACTGCTCGATTACGTACTGATGGCGTGGGTGCTCGTGCGCGAAACACCCGTGTACGATAATGCCAAACATAATGCCATGCGGCGGTATTGCTTTAAGCTGCTGGCCCACCATGCCACCAATGCCCTGAAGCATGGCGCATTGGGACTCGGCATCGAGCGGGTTGCACGGTTCCAGCAGAAGCTCACCGCCATGATAGCTGACTGTCCTGAGATTAGCGGATGTCGCAAGTGCCTTGAGTACCTTATGAAAGGACTCTGA
- the LOC128303483 gene encoding HMG box-containing protein 4, producing MHCAMENLKNHNDQEVTGVSRSGRVCKKPSKLMDFQSPDDIEAKQKKLPPTQRHSAKLSSSQDDVHTESDENEEFQSNGSSGSETDSSEDDAMDHEEGYTGKDDGDKSEAELVIDSTSKRKVQTAKKRSDKTKRSSRGAKSGNRSSATKRRKTKKRTNSNSLTHKRKDKSGPANKPTAAGGCLPTDVAAHLSLLGDSLTIIGERLKEHEGQITVSGSLSVLLDSLICSLGPLMCLTLQIPGLDRNSDHLRGLFRTTLDNIAYVMPGL from the exons ATGCATTGCGcgatggaaaatttaaaaaatcaca ACGATCAGGAAGTGACGGGTGTGTCACGAAGTGGCCGCGTGTGTAAAAAGCCATCCAAATTGATGGACTTTCAATCGCCGGATGATATTGAGGCGAAGCAAAAGAAACTTCCACCCACACAACGGCACTCCGCAAAGCTGTCCTCGTCACAG GACGATGTGCATACGGAGTCGGATGAGAATGAAGAATTTCAATCGAACGGTTCGAGCGGAAGTGAAACGGACAGCAGCGAGGACGATGCGATGGACCATGAGGAAGGATACaccggaaaggacgatggtgACAAGAGCGAAGCAGAACTAGTGATTGATTCTACGTCGAAAAGAAAGGTACAGACGGCGAAGAAAAGAAGCGATAAAACCAAACGTTCCAGCCGTGGTGCTAAATCCGGAAACAGAAGCTCTGCcacgaagcgaagaaaaacgaaGAAGCGTACCAATTCAAACTCACTCACGCACAAGCGGAAGGATAAATCGGGCCCGGCTAATAAACCTACCGCTGCCGGAGGCTGCTTGCCAACCGATGTAGCAGCACACCTTAGCCTGCTGGGCGATAGTTTAACCATTATCGGCGAACGTCTGAAGGAACACGAG GGCCAAATTACCGTTTCAGGCAGTTTATCGGTACTGTTGGACAGTTTAATTTGTTCGCTTGGTCCACTCATGTGCTTGACGCTGCAAATACCCGGATTAGATCGCAATTCGGACCATCTGCGGGGATTGTTCCGTACCACGCTGGATAACATCGCCTACGTAATGCCCGGTTTGTAG
- the LOC128303481 gene encoding UBX domain-containing protein 6 translates to MAPSKIKNFFLKKKAEAKLKLGVAGPGRKLNSEAPPPSKASSSKQKDVYIPPKRNELSAEAKAAANAALARFEGKDKKEFNTSLAAIRAQVRKELEAERKAKETDHTSEQETPEPDTAAQEARSDYAVRGVFFRCPMIGDEILPYKEWKGKIKEFLYEQLAADRGLTACLIIYNCNPKDKAEVCIETLTKCIENIVNNPNEEKYKKLRMSNRMFCDKIKVCEGSLDFLRAAGFAEIELDNEPHLIWSEDNIDPECSLEVLLEALKAAETIPVVLDRNLQVLLPSQVKRNNLPPDFFRISAEEIKREQQLRTEAIEQAQILKTKAMREREELRTINRYKFSLIRVRFPNGVYLQGTFNVYEKFGQVWEFVQSCLMHESAEFALLLPGGQKFDEREDLDKSLYDLRLVPTVVFNFMYENESKNLTDFLKEELMLLIQSF, encoded by the coding sequence ATGGCACCGAGTAAGATAAAGAACTTTTTCCTGAAAAAGAAAGCCGAAGCGAAGCTAAAGCTCGGCGTTGCCGGTCCCGGAAGGAAGCTCAATTCggaagcaccaccaccatcgaagGCCAGCTCGTCGAAGCAGAAGGACGTGTATATTCCACCGAAACGGAACGAACTGTCGGCCGAAGCGAAAGCTGCTGCAAATGCCGCACTGGCACGCTTCGAAGGAAAGGACAAGAAGGAGTTCAACACCTCCCTAGCAGCCATCCGCGCACAGGTCCGCAAAGAGCTGGAAGCGGAAAGGAAAGCCAAAGAAACGGACCATACATCGGAGCAGGAAACACCCGAGCCGGATACTGCTGCCCAGGAGGCACGCAGTGATTATGCGGTTCGGGGTGTATTTTTCCGCTGCCCAATGATAGGGGATGAAATTTTACCGTACAAGGAATGGAAAGGCAAAATTAAAGAATTTCTCTACGAGCAGCTGGCAGCCGATAGGGGTCTTACGGCCTGTCTGATCATCTACAACTGCAATCCCAAAGATAAGGCCGAGGTGTGCATCGAAACGCTAACCAAATGTATCGAAAACATCGTAAATAACCCGAACGAGGAGAAGTACAAGAAGTTACGCATGAGCAACCGTATGTTTTGCGACAAGATTAAGGTGTGCGAAGGTTCGCTCGATTTTCTCCGTGCGGCCGGGTTTGCCGAGATCGAGCTGGACAATGAACCGCACCTGATCTGGTCGGAGGATAACATCGATCCGGAGTGTTCGCTTGAGGTGTTGCTTGAAGCACTGAAAGCTGCCGAAACGATTCCGGTAGTGCTGGACCGCAATCTGCAGGTGTTGCTACCGTCACAGGTAAAGCGTAACAATCTGCCGCCAGATTTCTTCCGAATATCGGCGGAAGAAATCAAGCGCGAGCAGCAGCTGCGCACCGAAGCGATCGAACAGGCGCAAATTCTCAAAACGAAAGCGATGCGCGAACGGGAGGAGCTACGCACGATTAATCGTTACAAGTTTTCGCTGATCCGTGTGCGATTTCCGAACGGTGTGTACCTGCAGGGTACGTTCAACGTGTACGAAAAGTTTGGCCAGGTGTGGGAATTCGTCCAGTCGTGTTTGATGCACGAATCGGCTGAGTTTGCCCTGCTTTTGCCCGGTGGACAGAAATTCGACGAGCGAGAAGATTTGGATAAGTCGCTGTACGATTTACGACTCGTTCCAACGGTcgtgtttaattttatgtacgAAAACGAATCCAAGAATCTGACCGACTTTCTAAAGGAAGAGTTGATGCTGCTGATTCAATCGTTTTAA
- the LOC128302043 gene encoding ribonuclease kappa-B has translation MPICGPKLSLCGLIISVWGIIQLLLMGVFYYINSVALIEDLPLEEHYSTPQEFYAAADVAYSQNAYNCWIAACIYVVTLLVSVQQFHANSRSTVA, from the exons ATGCCCATCTGCGGACCGAAACTTTCCCTGTGCGGGTTGATCATCTCCGTCTGGGGTATAATCCAGCTG CTGCTGATGGGAGTGTTCTACTACATCAACAGTGTCGCCCTGATTGAGGATTTACCGCTGGAGGAGCATTATAGTACCCCGCAAGAATTCTATGCGGCCGCTGACGTCGCGTACAGTCAG AATGCTTATAACTGTTGGATCGCTGCCTGTATCTACGTCGTAACGCTGCTCGTCTCTGTACAGCAGTTCCATGCAAACAGCCGCTCGACGGTCGCCTAA